The following nucleotide sequence is from Arvicola amphibius chromosome 1, mArvAmp1.2, whole genome shotgun sequence.
CAAACGTGAGGGAAGCCACAAGGAACCAGAAAAGGGCTGACTCCAACCCTGTTCTCGTCCTCCTCAACATCCAGAGAATAAAACTAATATTGTGGATCTGCCGAAAGCACTTAAGCCTCAGCTTCCAGCTTTGTAGGTGCAGGAACCGTGGGTTCTTTAAGGCGCCTCTGGCTCAGCCCCTTGGGATCTGTTTCTGCGCCTCAGGGGCGGGGCCTCGGCGGCAACCTAGCCAATGAGAAAGCGGAGGTGAGCTCGCAGGGGCAGGGGTGTGTTCTTCCTGTTTCCGGGCTTAGAAAAATGGGCGTGGCGCGGTGGCACGTCACGGGGGTGGGGTTACGCGTGGGTGACGTGGCGGCTCCTGCTCTTGGGTCCGATTTCGGCGGATTGCAAGTCCGGCGAGGAGGCGGCGACGGCCTGGGTAGAGTGGCAGTGGCGGCGGCGGTAGGCAGCAAAGGAGGTAGGGCTTCGCTCAAATGTGAGTCCAGTCTTTGTCGGTCGTCTCAGCTCAGGGGCAGCGGCTTgacggtgggggagggggcaaagaAGGGAGCCAGGGGCAAGTCCTGCTGGCGGCTCCGCGAAAGCGCATACCTCGCTATCCAATCAGAAAAGGCCTTGTTGAGAAAGACGTTGGCCCTGTCCAATCAGTGGCTGCAGTCTTCCAACAGGCGGAACTTTGATGGAGGTGGGACTtcctgttttaaataaacacttaagaggttcccccccccctccgcccacCCTAGTGTGTCCACCTCTGGAGGTCGGTTGCCGGTTTCCCGTGAGGGGGTGAAGGAAAACACGTAAACCAGAGGGCACGATTAGGATCTGGGCCAACTGCAAAGGTCTGGCTATAGGCTCAGGGCCGCAGGACCAGGCTCTGGCTATTTTCTCGACTTTAGGGCCACCGGCCGGTGCTTTGGCCGTCAGAGCCAAGTTGGAAGGAGAATCTGAGGAGCTAGCCTTGGGCCTGGAGGAAGCTGACCCTTCTCGCCGTGGCCGGGCTGCAGGATCTACGGGTGGCCTTGGGCTCGAAAGTCTGTCAAATACGGGAAAGGGCCTGAGGATTTGCTAGTTTAGGGAAGAGTTTGGGGAAAGAGGCTGTCTGGAGAATGACGTTCTCCTCTCCACAACAGTCCGAGGTTATGCGACTCAATGATCCCGCGGAAACGCTACGGATCTAAGAACACGGATCAGGGTGTCTACCTGGGTCTCTCAAAGACACAGGTTCTGTCCCCTGCAACTGCTATCAGTAGCAGCAGCGACATCGCTCCTTTGTCCACCCCGGTGGCCCTGGTCCCTTCCCCTCCCGACACCATGTCCTGCCGGGATCGGACCCAGGAGTTCCTGTCCGCCTGTAAGTCGCTGCAGAGCCGTCAGGTAAGGACCCGGAGTGGAAAGACAGGTGTGAGCCCAACTAATGCTTACGTTTTATCTGCTAGTTATCTAAATTTACTTTACAGATCTTAGATTGTCGAATATTACCAGTAAGAGTGGAAGAATTGTCTTCAGTAGAGATTAAGAGTAGTTTAACTTGTTCTGAATACCACAAACGATGAGTCAAGATTTAAACCTGCATCTACTTCTATGTTACGTTGTTCCACAGCACAGCGAAACTGTTTATTTAAATCTCCTTGctcatatttgaatttttctacTACATAGCCCTGTTCTTCTGTAGCTAGCAACAGTTCATTAATTTTAAACTCTAAGCCTTCTCATTCatgaaaaaactttttttcttggCTATAACCCCTTCATAAATTTATAGATTGTCTGATGCCAACAGCACTAGAGTGTTTAGTGGGATTGTGAGGGAGTGGTGAATCGTGAAGGGAACTACAGCAGTCACTTTTTGACATTACCTTTCAGAATGGAatccaaacaaataaaccagCTCTCCGTGCTGCCAGACAACGCAGTGAATTTACCCTTATGGCCAAGTGAGTTAAGAGAGGCTTTGTGGTAGGGTGATACAGTGGCTGAGAAGTCAATTTGCCTGTGTTGATTTGGCTGAGTGGGGTTGGTTGTGTTGGGGCTTATGGAAAGAGCCTACCTCCTGCCCTTCACCACAGCTTTTTCCCTGATGATCCTTTACAGGCGCATTGGGAAAGATCTCAGCAATACATTTGCCAAGCTGGAGAAGCTAACAATCTGTGAGTGTTTGGTAGATCTTTCCTAGGTGGGAGTGGGACAGTGAAACCGTACTAGGAAGTGAGGCTCatggaggttttgtttttcctgtggtgctggggattttaAACCAGGCCTTAAAGCAAggcctctaccactgaactgtattCCTAGCCCTCTGAGCCTTGTTATTACCCTTACCTGTTGTAACACCTCGTCTGTCTCTGCAGTGGCAAAGCGCAAGTCCCTCTTTGATGATAAAGCAGTAGAAATTGAGGAGCTAACATACATCATCAAACAGGTGAGCTGCTAGCCGTCAGGAGAGCCCAGCATTCTAATTAGATTACTTCCATCATTTTCCATCGCCATGAATCCCTAGGGTAAGTATCTAGACCTGTGTCTAAACACCCTGCTCCTCCATTGAGTCAGTAGACACTTCATCTAGCATTTATAAAGCACTGTTCTAGATGCTGATGGAACAGATGGGAAGCAAGATGCTTTTCTTCAAAGGCTCACTGTTCTTAAGAGTTACACAGCATAAGGGCCTGCACTTAAAATGGGTAGGTGATAGTACAGAAAAGATTCTACAAAAAGACGAATGAACCAGGATGCTGGGAAAGATTGACAGAGGATATGAAATGTGAGCTGGATTCAGAGCTAGGTAGAGGTAGTAGAAGGACCTAACAAACAGTCTGAGGGGTCTGTATGTAGAGGTGTTGATTAGAAAAGGGAGAGGTCAGCCAGAGGATGGTGGTGGCACGTACCTTTAATcgcaacactcaggaggcagaggtagggaatctctgagttcaaggccagcctgatctacatagtgagctccaggactaGGACAGACAGAGTTATAcagaaagatcttgtctcaaaaaaaaaaaaaaaaaaaaaaagaagaagaagaagggggctggagagatggctcagaggttaagagcattgccagctcttccaaaggtcctgagttcaattcccagcaaccacatggtggctcacaaccatctgtaatggggtctggtgccctcttctggcctgcaggcatacacacagacagaatattgtatacatgataaataaataaataaataaataaataaacaaacaaacaaacaaataaaacattttaaagaagaagCAGCAAGTCCATTGTCTATAATTTCCTTATGTTTATTTGTCTTCATTCCCTCCATCCTTTCAACTTTtccaatagaagaaaaagagtggGAGGGGAGACAAAAGATTTTCAGATACCCCAGGAACAGGTTCTTTGTTTTCAAGACTTCCAGGcgtgtatttttgtttgtttgtttgaagataggatttctctatatatccctggctgtcttggaactttctctttagactaggttagcctcgaacttagagatccacctgtctttgcctcttaagtgctgcaattaaaggcatataccatgcctggctactacATGCTGCTGTTTaatttgtgattctcctgtcttagcctcccaagcACAGGGATTTTACCATGTATCACCTGCCTGTCcaggatttttctttctgcttgttcACAGGTATATTACAAGTGCTTATATAATAGTATCAGCCCTGACTGTTGGTTGCCTAAATGAGTAGCCAGCAAGAAATTGGTTGTTTGAGTGGCTATTTGTAAGAGCGTTATGGACCTCGATAACCAAGTGTAGAATCATGTGTCGGGGCAACATATAGAGTCTGATCTGAAAcatggatggggtggggtagaggCTAAGGAGGCAGTTGGTATGACTATATAGTACAAATATGGtggcagaggtcagagagcaaatGCATTTAAGAGGTGCTATGCTGGTGAAAGAGTCTTGGGTTGCTGTTGGGGTTATTAACCGCTTAAGAACTATCTCACTGGTTTCTGAAAAACCTGAAGTTGCTTTGTCACCCACTTAGGTTGTGACCATATGTGAGCTCCTAAATTCTGAGTTGCCACTGTCTTATCAGTAAGTTAGAGATAATAAAAGTACCTGCCCCaaacctgggcagtggtggcacatgcctttaatcccagcacttgggagcagaagcaggcggatctcggttagttcgaggctagcctggtctgcagagcaagttccaggacaggctccaaaaaaaaaaaaaggaaagaaagaaaaaagtaatatcTGCCCCACAGATTTTATGAGgataattttgtttgcttgttttcttttttgagggagagaggttcaagacagggtttctctgtgtagccctgactgtcctggaattcgatctgtagtacaggctggcctcaaattcaaagatctgcctgctttgtagaccaggttggtcttaatTAAACGcagagatcatctgcctctgcctcccgattgctgaaattaaaggtgtacaccccACCGACTgcccatttgtttgcttttgtcagTTGCTGACAATGGATTTTCAAAACAGAATATTTCGGGTTGGTTGGCTGAAGAAGTAGTATTTGAGCTGTGTCTGAATAGTGAGGAAAAGGAGCTCATCTGATGATCTGGTGAGAGTGCATTCCAGAAAGTGGGAATGCAGTGCAGAAAATGGGCATAGCAGAAGGAAAGGTCTCAAGTGTGGGCCGCATACCTCAGGGGCAGAATACAGCTAGAGAAGTAGACAGTGGCCAGACAGAGGGCCTGCATAAAACATGAAGGTTGTATTCTAAGTTGAGTGATGAGCTCTTGGGAGATTTTCAAGCAGAGGGATGACAATACCCTGGATTTGCTtttttgtgttctgtgttttttatttatttatttatttatttatttatttatttattatgtatacaatattctgtccccatgtgtgcgtacaggccagaagagggcaccagacctcattacagatggttgtgagccaccatgtggttgctgggaattgaactcaggacctttggaagaacaggcaatgctcttaaccgctgagccatctctccagccctgtttttttttttttatattctttatttttatgtatttatttggatttGGTTTTGAAGATCATACGAGCCACTATTTAGGCAGTAGATTATAGGAAGGCAGACTAGAAAGAAGGCAGTCATTAAAAAGGCTATTGGAGGTTTTTCGAGTAGAGAAGATTGTTAGGATATATGAGGTAGAAAAGAAGATAATGTGGATAGATGTAGAATATATactggaaaataaaacagtttaaattGGAATCATTTGGGTTCATTGTAAGCAATTGATGGTTCCATGTGGatttgaagaaaaagaggatAGAGGTGTTACTCgggttgttactattattattattattattattattattattattattattatatttattgaggcagggtctcactgtgtagaccaggctggctttgaactcatagaactacttctgcctcccaagtgtcatGATTGAAGGCATGTACCTCTAGCctgcttaaaaacattttaaataatgtttataagtgttttgtgtacatgtatctgtttgtaccatgtgtgtgcttgatgcctttggaggccagaagaggacattgaatagcctagaactgcagttacagatggttttgagctaaCATGGGTGTTGGAAGTTGAGCCTGTCCTGTataagagtaacaagtgctcttaaccactgagccaactctagAACCCATTTGTAGTTTAAGATAGAGTCTCGTTCTATTActtaggctgaccttaaattcattGCAATTCACCTACCTCTGgtggaattttaaataaaaacacagtgaCCGGCTGAGCATCTGATGAATGGTGGTGCCATTTACTAAAATGGAAAAGGACAGGGAGGGGATGTGACTTTGAGGGGATTGATTGAGTATTAAgtagaaaacttttctttttctttttttctttctttcttttttttttgtttttgtttttgtttttgtttttgcttgtttcaggctggactcaaactcacagagatccgcctgcttctgcctccctagtgctgggattaagggcgtgtgccatcaccacccaggaGTAGAAAAGTTTTCTATGCTGATTTAAGAGAGAACGTTGTAAGATGcttaacagtaaataaataaaaagcagttaatggactttttgttgttgcttttttatttttttgtttgggtgcAGGGAAGAAATCCAGGGTCTGTGTTTGCTGCCCTACAGCCCCCAGCCTCTCGTTATAGTTGACACAGTACTGAGTACACAATAAGCACTTAGTAGATTATGGTTCTGGTCAGGTGATCTCATTTGTCGAGTGTATTTTAGCTTATATTTTTTGATGGTATGTAGGTAGACTAAGGAAATCTGGGTGATCAGAAGCTTTCAGTTTGAGTTTCTGCTTGGGAAATAGTACTTCACCCAAGCTAGAAGCCAAAGGAAGGAGCTGTTATGGCAAACAAAAAGTACATTTGGTCAGAAACTCTAGAAAGGTAGACCTGTCATCAGTGAATGTGAGTCCAGGGTTATAGAGAGGTGTGTGGTTGGGCCTACTTAGAAAGCCTCTAGAAATGCCtgaattttgtctttaaatttctcATACTcactttaaaaattctaaaattatatttgtttgtggttttgggGGGGTGGTATCTGAGTGTCATGGCCTGCATGTAGAGTTGGTTATCTCTTTCCCTTGTATGGGTCCCTGGGGTTGACTTCAGGTTGCCAGGCATAGCAGCAAGCTCTTTTGTCTATTGAGCCGTCTTGCTGACTCTCATACTCTATTCCTGATGCCTTCCACCTCCGCCTTTCTGATACCTCCCTGGGTAATAGTATGTTGGGGTGGGTTTTCTCTGCCCTCACTGTGGAGAATGGAATGTGGGTGACACATTGGCTGTGATATGAACTCACTGTATGTGATTTTGAATAAATCACAGCAAGTCTTTTGCAGTATTAGACATTCTCTGTAAAAATTTGCTTCTTTGATACTTCTAGGAAAGTAGGGTGATTCTTGCCTTTTCTTGGGTTTTATTCAAGTACTCTGTCAGCATACTATAGGTACAAGATTTTGGCCTTTGTAAGGGTTCTATGCCCTCACAACGTAAAGTATAGCAGAAAGGTGGAGGGCAGATAAATCATTCACTTACAAATGGTGAGACCATCAACTTCCTTTTTCTGCAAGGAATGAACAGTCTTTGAACAGTCCTAGTGCCACCTTCTGATCTGACTAGACACTTCACTAGTAGGTTTTATCTTGTCCTTTCTGCCAGGGGTAACACAGATGGGGTCAATGACTGAAGACTTCTTGCTTAATACTCTTCTTCTGGTTTCTTACCAGGATATCAATAGCCTCAACAAACAAATTGCTCAACTTCAAGATTTTGTGAGGGCCAAGGGTAGCCAGAGTGGCCGGCATCTGCAGACGCATTCCAACACCATTGTAGTTTCATTGCAGGTGAGACCCTGGGGATGGAAGAAGTGAGGAAGGGGATAACAAAGTACCTTCTTTGAATGACCCATTTGTTCTTGCTTTTTATAGTCAAAACTGGCTTCCATGTCCAATGACTTCAAATCAGTTTTAGAAGTGAGGACTGAGGTAAGTGGGATCTATAGGTGGGAGGAATCTGTGATATGGACCCAAGTGGAAAAGGGGAAGGGACAAGTTACCCCGAGTCATGGGGTCAACATACCCACTTTCCAGAGAGACTCAGGACCTTTGCATTTCCCCCCAACATCAGAACCTAAAACAACAGAGGAACCGTCGGGAACAGTTCTCCCGGGCACCAGTGTCGGCCCTGCCTCTTGCCCCCAACCACCTTGGTAAGTCAGAAGCAATATGGGAAGCCTATTAGCTAAGTCCTGGCTGTGGTAGCATCCCTATTGCTAGTAtaacaggcatatgccactattCTCCACTTgaattgcttgcttttttttggtaagatttatttattatgcatacagtgttctgcctgcatatatgcctgcaggccagaagagggagccagatctattacagatggctgtgagccaccatctggttcctcaggacctcttaaagaacagccagggctcttaactgctgagccgtttctccagccccttgaattgttttttgttgttgttgtgaggtagggtctttctgtgtagtcttggctgtcctggaactcgctatgtagatcagactcaaactcagatccttttgCCTTAGCCTCaggagtgcagagattaaagtcatgtgttACCATGGCAGACCCTGAACCTGCCTTTAATCATTAAAATGTGCCGTGTCCTGTTTCTTCTCCAGGGGGTGGTCCCATAGTTTTGGGAGCAGAGTCTCAAGCCTCCAGGGACGTGGCCATCGACATGTTGGACTCTAGAACAAGCCAGCAACTTCAACTCATTGACGAGCAGGTACCCAGGCTCTGAAATCTAGAGGATCAGCTCCTCTGTTGTCTTCTGTTCTGGAGTGTTTGGAATGTAACATGGTGGAAAGGTCTTAAAAACTCAGGCCCTAGTTCATGGTGCTTTTTTCTTCTGAAGGATTCCTACATCCAGAGTCGGGCAGACACCATGCAGAACATTGAGTCTACAATCGTTGAGCTGGGTTCCATTTTTCAGCAGTTGGCACACATGGTTAAAGAACAGGAGGAAACTATTCAGAGGTGAGCCACTCTCACCCCATATAGTGGAGCTTTCTCTTCTCCAGGGATTAGCATCTTGAAATTCCCAGGTACAGCTTGGGGGTCTTTGGAAGAGTGAGTGAATCCTTAACCCCCATGAGTCCTAATTCACCAGCTTCTAATCACTTAATAAGAGGTCctgatgtggtgatgcacacttttaatcccagcgtcctggaaacagaagcaggcagatccctatgagtttgaggccagcctggtttacatagtgaattccaagacagtctgggagggctacatagagagaccctttttaaattttgtcttttattttctaagacagtTTTTCTCTGCGTAGCTTTAAAGCCAATCTTGGAAaaacctgtagaccaggctggcctcgaactcacagagatcaacctgcttctgcctcccgagtgctgggatggaaggcatgcaccaccactgcccaacaatttttttttttttttttgaagacagagtttctttgtgtaacaatcctagctgtcctggaactcactttgtagaccaggctggccttcaactcacagagttctatctgcctgcctctgtttcccaagagaTGGAAtcaaaggtatgagccaccatcacccagcaagagaccctttttaaaaaagaaaaaagaggggctggagagatggctcagaggttaagagcactggctgctcttcctagaggacctgagttcaattcccagcaaccacatggtggctcacaaccatctatgagatctggtgcctgcTTCtgaaatgcaggcagaacagtgtatacttaataagtaaatctttaaaaaaaattactgaggGCCTGGAAGTACAGCCTGGTTATAAAGTGTTTGCCTACCGTACATGAAGGCTTAGGATCGGTCTTCAGAATCgtagacagaaggaaagaaagcaactgGTGGAGCCAACTAGCTGGCCCAGCGGGTATAGGAACTTTCTACACAAGCCTAGTGACATCAGTTTGATCACTGCAGTCAGGTAAAGGAGAAACGAGAGACCAGCACCACAGAGttgtcttctgcttctgtttctgtgcccccccccccatggtaataaaaaaaaaccagctaAGAAGGGAGCACAGTATGCAGTCTTTATTCTTGAGCATTGTTTGAGCTCAGGAGTGCAAGGCCAGCTCTACAAGTGTAGTCAAGCTCTATTTCAAAAATtacaagagatggctcagcagttaagaacacttgttccttctccagaggacttgggttcaatttctagtacccacatggtgttACACAACCATATTTAACTCTAGTTCAAGGGGATTCAGTGCCCTCCCCTGGCCTCCGCAGGCATCAGGCATACAAGTGATATACAAACATGGAAAGCACACATTAAACAAGTGAAGAAGTCTAACTTTAGAAAAACTTAATTATATGAGAACGGGTAttgtagcatatgcctttaatctcagtactttaGATgtagaggcgggcagatctcttgagttttgttgtcattttggTTTGgtggttttagatttatttttttattttatgtatatgagtgttttacttgcatttgtatatgtgccatgtgtgtgcctggtgcccacagaggtcagaagaagccaTCAGAACCTTGGAAACTGGAGTTTTCTGATTGTAAaacaccatgtgggtactggtaattgaacttaggtcctctgcaaaagtagcaagtgctcttaattgttaaGCTATCTCTCCAATTCCTAGATATCTgcatttgaggctggcctggtttacatagcaagttccaggccagtgagatctaatggtgaaatcttgtctcaaaaaaacaaacaaaaaaaaaaacatgttttcaatGTTATCTTCATTCTATTGTTAAGCcaagaaatttcaaatttcaaatagtGAATTTTTATgcctgtttgtttgagacaggctctcatatCTTATCTCAGGCTAGCTTTAAATTCACTGTATAGTAGTTCCTATGTAACTGAGACTGGCCTTGACTCCATCTCTTCAATGTTAGGATAATAGACAAGTGCCACCTTCCTGACTTAATTTCATGAAATTCCAGCATTGGCAAGGTGGAGAGCTGAGACAGATGGAAGGGGCTCACTGGTTAGTCAGCCTAGCTAAAGCAGCAAGGCTCAGGTTCTTCGCAGGAAAATTAGAGCCTGACAGAACAGGATACCTGACTGTTCTGGCAtctgggtgcacacacatgcacacatatccattcacatgcatatacacaacaAATCTGAGGCAGAAGAGATTACTCAGTGctttaagagcactcactgcccttccagagaacccaagtttggttgtAGCCTTCATATCAAGTGacttacaaccacctataactctagctgtAGGTGATCTAATACCTCCACAgacaaatacatataattaagaataaaacggggggctggagagatggctcagaggttaagagcattgcctgctcttccaaaggtcctgagttcaattcccggcaaccacatggtggctcacaaccatctgtaatgaggtctggtgcccttttctggcctgcagacatacacacagacagaatattgtatacataataaatatttaaaaaaagaaaaaaaggaataaaacgttagagacaccatggatccaccggagacagactctgggaattttacctggtaagccactgccacgtagcaatacacagattaatagaaatgtgttaaattaagatgtaagaattagccaataagaaactagagctaatgggataagcaatgttttaattatacaatttctgtgtgattatttcagggctgagcggCCAGGACAAATAAGCagccctccttgcaacaattgGTACTCCAACGTGGTTGTATTGATGTAAAAACTGAGagagtttgaaaagaaattctagacataaaaatacagagtttaacatagctctttgctgtttgctggcagcgtgccacagcttctttaagagaggttttcctgactcagccataGCAAAAAGCCACGCAGTTCTAAAATGCCCACTTTCTGGGTTGTGCTGCCAGCGTGACCTCTGGCTCATTGAGGCTGGAGGTCCAGccacagagcatttgagtgtggtttgtgagcagactgctgcagcttgcttaatggtggcttggactggctgtgtgcctacaAGTGGGGCAGTGCACATGGCTCAGAGGCGCAagcagctccgccatgttggactgggcgggtaAGCAGGCACTAACATGTTACACTGATTAATGACGcagcagcttaagtttttaagaagcacttagcattttaagaagtgctcctggacagtaaagaattacagatacacagtaggacagattcagacataaaagacctataaatgggtcagtgttggataaatgtacgtaggcttggaagagagaagaaaaaagtatagagagtcataaagtCAATGctttaaaaaggtaaagtctttaaagagatagagtacagacagtcatagattaaaggagtaaaaataaaataaatattaaaaagtaataaagtaaaaaatgttaaataaaatgtgaGGAGACTGGTGTGGTGcgcatgggaggtggaggcagaggacagttGTTTAAAGGTCATTAGTTccataggaagttcaaggccatggtCTGGGCTATATTTTAAGACCCAGTTCCAAAGAACAAACTAAGGATGTCCACAATAACAGAGTGCTTACTTGCCTGTGGTTTAGTAGGCTTGTGGATTCAGTTCTTGGTACCACAGAAGAAAGGGGTAAGCAAAAAGGATAAACAACTTTTTTTAGGAGTTTTGTTCCAGAATGCAGCAAGAAAGTCAGGTTTCGTTGCTTGTACTTATAATTCTGGTACTCAGGAGGGCTAAGGTTGGaaagattgtgagtttgaggccagcctgctttgaCAACTTCAtaaaactcagtctcaaaaagaattaaaagctggtgactggagagatggctcagtggtaaacagcactgactgctcctccagaggacctgggtttgagtctaaATTCCCACATGGTATCTTACAACCACTTGTGAtaccagttccagaggacctagcacacCCTCTTTTTGCCTCTACAGGTACCAGGCGTGCATGTGCTACacagattttacacacacacacacacacacacccatgcacatgtcAGAAACAAGAGCTGACAAATGGATGAATGATAAAGCACTACATCCAGCCCTTGTGCTATAAGGaactggaagggaaggaagggaggagtggaggaaagaAGCCAAAATCAAACATGTTCTTCTTATCCACATACCTCTTTGAAAAAGTAGTGGCCcacgtctttagtcccagcactcaggctggagcaggcagatctctgtgagttcaaggccagcctggtctacagaacaagttccaggaaaggctccaaagctacacaaagaaaccctgtcttgaaaaccaaaaaaaaaaaaaaaaaacccaaagagggagggagagagagagagagagagagagagagagagagaatgaaagcaaatgtttaagaaatataaatatcgggggctggagagatggctcagaggttaagagcactgcctgctcttccaaaggtcctgcgttcaattcccagcaaccacatggtggctcacaaccatctgtaatgaggtctggtgccctcttctggcctgaaggcatacacacagacagaatattgtatacataataaataaataaataaatataaatatcaaagtcattgtagaaattaaaaacaacaataaagagaACCTATATGGATTGTAATCCTAGGAGACAAAGACACAACCATCAGTTAGCCTCAGCTGTGTACTTCTGGACCAGCCGCCTTTGCAAAAAACAACCCACCAGTCATAAGGATAGTGAACTTAAAGGAATCTGGtgtggggactgaagagatgactcagaggttaagagcgctggctgttcttccagaggtcctgagttcagttcccagcaaccacat
It contains:
- the Stx5 gene encoding syntaxin-5, whose amino-acid sequence is MIPRKRYGSKNTDQGVYLGLSKTQVLSPATAISSSSDIAPLSTPVALVPSPPDTMSCRDRTQEFLSACKSLQSRQNGIQTNKPALRAARQRSEFTLMAKRIGKDLSNTFAKLEKLTILAKRKSLFDDKAVEIEELTYIIKQDINSLNKQIAQLQDFVRAKGSQSGRHLQTHSNTIVVSLQSKLASMSNDFKSVLEVRTENLKQQRNRREQFSRAPVSALPLAPNHLGGGPIVLGAESQASRDVAIDMLDSRTSQQLQLIDEQDSYIQSRADTMQNIESTIVELGSIFQQLAHMVKEQEETIQRIDENVLGAQLDVEAAHSEILKYFQSVTSNRWLMVKIFLILIVFFIIFVVFLA